One window of Streptococcus suis genomic DNA carries:
- a CDS encoding aquaporin family protein gives MDITWTVKYITEFLATALLIIIGNGTVANVDLKGTKGNNSGWILIAIGYGLAVMMPALMFGNVSGNHINPAFTLGLAVSGLFPWAHVAQYIIAQLLGAMFGQLVVVTVYKPYFLKTENSNHVLGSFSTINALDNGKAESRKAATINGFLNEFVGSFVLFFGALALTKNFFGAELVGKLIEQGYDKTAAETMVAPYTAGSIAVAHVGIGFLVMALVAAVGGPTGPGLNPARDLGPRIVHHFLPKSILGQAKADSKWWYAWVGVVAPILASIAAVALFKYLYL, from the coding sequence ATGGATATCACATGGACAGTGAAATATATCACTGAATTTCTTGCGACTGCCTTGCTCATTATCATCGGTAATGGTACAGTTGCCAACGTTGACCTTAAAGGTACTAAAGGAAACAACTCAGGTTGGATCTTGATCGCTATCGGCTACGGTTTGGCTGTAATGATGCCAGCCCTCATGTTTGGTAATGTTTCTGGTAACCATATCAACCCAGCCTTCACACTTGGTTTGGCTGTTTCAGGTCTATTCCCTTGGGCACACGTAGCTCAATACATCATCGCTCAACTCTTGGGTGCCATGTTTGGTCAGTTGGTCGTTGTCACCGTTTACAAACCATATTTCTTGAAAACAGAGAATTCAAACCATGTCTTGGGTTCTTTCTCTACTATCAATGCTTTGGACAATGGCAAAGCGGAAAGCCGTAAAGCAGCAACCATCAATGGTTTCTTGAATGAGTTTGTTGGGTCATTCGTCTTGTTCTTCGGTGCGCTTGCTTTGACAAAGAACTTCTTTGGTGCAGAGTTGGTTGGTAAGTTGATTGAGCAAGGCTATGATAAGACTGCTGCTGAAACAATGGTTGCGCCATATACTGCCGGTTCCATTGCAGTAGCCCATGTCGGTATCGGTTTCCTTGTTATGGCACTTGTTGCAGCGGTCGGTGGTCCAACTGGTCCTGGTCTCAACCCAGCGCGTGACCTTGGTCCGCGTATCGTTCACCACTTCTTGCCAAAATCAATTCTTGGTCAAGCCAAGGCTGATTCAAAATGGTGGTATGCTTGGGTCGGCGTTGTTGCTCCAATCCTTGCGTCAATCGCTGCAGTTGCCCTGTTTAAATATTTGTATTTGTAA
- a CDS encoding phosphoglycerate kinase: MAKLTVKDVELKGKKVLVRVDFNVPLKDGVITNDNRITAALPTIKYILEQGGRAILFSHLGRVKEEADKEGKSLAPVAADLAAKLGQDVAFIAGATRGAELEAAINALEDGQVLLVENTRFEDVDGKKESKNDPELGKYWASLGDGIFVNDAFGTAHRAHASNVGISANVEKAVAGFLLENEIAYIQEAVETPERPFVAILGGSKVSDKIGVIENLLEKADKVLIGGGMTYTFYKAQGIEIGNSLVEEDKLDVAKELLEKSNGKLILPVDSKEANAFAGYTEVRDTEGEAVSEGFLGLDIGPKSIAKFDEALTGAKTVVWNGPMGVFENPDFQAGTIGVMDAIVKQPGVKSIIGGGDSAAAAINLGRADKFSWISTGGGASMELLEGKVLPGLAALTEK, translated from the coding sequence ATGGCTAAATTGACTGTTAAAGACGTTGAATTGAAGGGCAAAAAAGTCCTTGTCCGTGTGGACTTTAACGTTCCTTTGAAAGATGGCGTTATCACTAACGATAACCGTATTACAGCAGCTCTTCCAACAATCAAGTATATTCTTGAGCAAGGTGGACGTGCAATTCTTTTCTCTCACCTTGGTCGTGTGAAAGAAGAAGCTGACAAAGAAGGTAAATCATTGGCTCCTGTAGCAGCTGACTTGGCAGCTAAATTGGGTCAAGACGTTGCTTTCATCGCTGGTGCTACTCGTGGCGCTGAATTGGAAGCAGCTATCAATGCTTTGGAAGATGGACAAGTTCTCCTTGTTGAAAACACTCGTTTCGAAGATGTTGATGGTAAGAAAGAGTCTAAAAACGATCCAGAACTTGGTAAATACTGGGCTTCACTTGGTGATGGCATCTTCGTTAACGATGCATTTGGTACTGCACACCGTGCACACGCATCAAACGTTGGTATCTCAGCAAACGTAGAAAAAGCAGTAGCTGGTTTCCTTTTGGAAAACGAAATTGCTTACATCCAAGAAGCTGTTGAAACTCCAGAACGTCCATTCGTGGCAATCCTTGGTGGTTCAAAAGTATCTGATAAGATCGGTGTTATCGAAAACCTTCTTGAAAAAGCTGATAAAGTTCTTATCGGTGGTGGTATGACTTACACATTCTACAAAGCTCAAGGTATCGAAATCGGTAACTCACTTGTAGAAGAAGACAAATTGGATGTCGCAAAAGAATTGCTTGAAAAATCAAATGGTAAATTGATCTTGCCAGTTGACTCAAAAGAAGCAAACGCATTTGCAGGTTACACTGAAGTTCGCGACACTGAAGGCGAAGCTGTTTCAGAAGGTTTCCTTGGTCTTGACATCGGTCCTAAGTCAATCGCTAAGTTTGACGAAGCCTTGACAGGTGCCAAAACAGTTGTTTGGAACGGACCTATGGGTGTATTTGAAAACCCAGACTTCCAAGCTGGTACAATCGGTGTAATGGATGCTATCGTGAAACAACCAGGCGTGAAATCAATCATCGGTGGTGGTGACTCAGCAGCAGCAGCTATCAACCTTGGCCGTGCAGACAAGTTCTCATGGATCTCTACTGGTGGTGGTGCATCAATGGAATTGCTTGAAGGTAAAGTATTGCCAGGACTTGCGGCATTGACTGAGAAATAA
- a CDS encoding MerR family transcriptional regulator — MREKEFRRSLAIFPIGSVMKLTDLTARQIRYYEDQGLIKPERNEGNRRLYSLNDMDLLLEIKDFLDEGLNIAAIKKEYADRQVKEKVKQETKTLTDEDVRRILHDEFSRQGRFSSPSSIFRSS, encoded by the coding sequence ATGAGAGAAAAAGAGTTCCGTCGTTCCTTAGCCATTTTTCCGATTGGTAGTGTGATGAAGTTGACTGACCTGACGGCCCGACAGATTCGCTATTATGAGGACCAGGGCTTGATTAAGCCTGAGCGTAATGAAGGAAACCGTCGCTTGTATTCTCTAAATGATATGGACTTGCTCTTGGAAATCAAGGATTTCTTGGATGAGGGTTTGAATATTGCTGCGATTAAGAAGGAATATGCTGATCGTCAGGTAAAAGAAAAAGTCAAACAGGAAACCAAGACCTTGACGGACGAGGATGTTCGCCGTATCTTGCATGATGAATTCAGTCGACAAGGACGATTTTCAAGTCCGAGTTCCATTTTTCGGTCATCTTAA
- a CDS encoding GNAT family N-acetyltransferase, producing MIDEFVNQVFDQQFVEEFGPESLEKLSPTELVLTKEQDGQLVGVLQAVKTLETIHVKALVVAKEAQGLGLGSQLLSELEEQARELEVTSITLSTKSYQAKDFYLKNGYELYASLEDVPLKGVTKYHFIRRIGKG from the coding sequence ATGATTGATGAGTTTGTAAATCAGGTGTTTGACCAGCAATTTGTAGAGGAATTTGGTCCGGAGTCTTTAGAGAAACTGTCGCCGACTGAGCTTGTATTGACCAAAGAACAGGACGGTCAGTTGGTCGGTGTCCTGCAGGCGGTGAAGACATTGGAAACTATTCATGTCAAAGCTTTGGTAGTGGCTAAAGAAGCGCAAGGTTTGGGGCTGGGTAGTCAATTGTTGTCAGAATTGGAGGAGCAGGCCAGAGAACTGGAAGTGACCAGTATTACCCTATCCACCAAATCCTACCAAGCTAAGGATTTCTACTTGAAAAATGGCTATGAACTATACGCGAGTTTAGAGGACGTTCCCCTCAAAGGTGTCACAAAATATCACTTCATAAGGAGAATAGGAAAAGGTTGA
- a CDS encoding CoA pyrophosphatase, which yields MPRQIQEILDNYKPQPLGEKRSFAVFLPLVWSDNQWQVLYEVRSESISQPGEVSFPGGGIEEGESAETAVVREVVEELNLAEESIEILGEIDYLVFGKSTIRCFVGRLNVDWKEIVPNEEVACLFTVPLATLLEQDPIYYPLYLRLDPEQDFPFERIRGGRDYPFKHHKRSIPFYDDLPETVWGITAQFTHCFTEIIRTSQIDLEMGESR from the coding sequence ATGCCTCGTCAGATTCAGGAAATTCTCGATAACTACAAGCCTCAGCCTCTAGGTGAGAAAAGGTCTTTTGCGGTTTTTCTGCCTCTAGTCTGGTCAGATAATCAGTGGCAGGTTTTGTATGAAGTCCGATCGGAGTCTATTTCCCAACCTGGGGAGGTCTCTTTTCCTGGAGGAGGTATCGAAGAGGGGGAATCGGCTGAGACGGCGGTGGTCCGTGAGGTAGTAGAAGAACTGAATCTTGCAGAGGAATCTATAGAAATCTTAGGGGAAATTGACTATCTGGTCTTTGGCAAATCAACTATCCGCTGTTTTGTCGGTCGCTTAAACGTAGACTGGAAAGAGATTGTACCCAATGAAGAGGTGGCCTGCTTGTTCACCGTGCCTCTGGCAACACTCCTTGAGCAGGACCCAATCTACTATCCCCTCTATCTTCGTCTGGATCCGGAGCAAGATTTTCCCTTCGAGCGAATTCGTGGTGGTCGGGACTATCCTTTCAAGCACCACAAACGGTCTATCCCCTTTTATGATGACCTGCCAGAAACAGTTTGGGGAATCACGGCTCAATTTACCCATTGCTTTACAGAAATCATCAGGACAAGCCAGATTGATTTAGAAATGGGAGAGTCAAGGTAA
- the rpsK gene encoding 30S ribosomal protein S11, which yields MAKPTRKRRVKKNIESGIAHIHATFNNTIVMITDVHGNAIAWSSAGALGFKGSRKSTPFAAQMASEAAAKSAQEHGLKTVEVTVKGPGSGRESAIRALAAAGLEVTAIRDVTPVPHNGARPPKRRRV from the coding sequence TTGGCTAAACCAACACGTAAACGTCGTGTGAAAAAGAATATCGAATCTGGTATTGCACATATTCACGCTACATTTAATAACACTATTGTTATGATTACTGATGTGCATGGTAACGCTATTGCTTGGTCATCAGCTGGTGCTCTTGGTTTTAAAGGTTCACGTAAATCTACACCATTCGCAGCCCAAATGGCTTCAGAAGCAGCTGCTAAATCTGCACAAGAACACGGTCTTAAAACAGTTGAAGTTACCGTTAAAGGCCCAGGTTCAGGTCGTGAGTCTGCTATCCGCGCTCTTGCTGCCGCTGGTCTTGAAGTAACAGCAATTCGTGATGTGACTCCTGTACCACACAATGGTGCTCGTCCTCCAAAACGTCGCCGTGTATAA
- the rpmJ gene encoding 50S ribosomal protein L36 encodes MKVRPSVKPICEYCKVIRRNGRVMVICPANPKHKQRQG; translated from the coding sequence ATGAAAGTAAGACCATCGGTCAAACCAATTTGCGAATACTGCAAAGTTATTCGTCGTAATGGTCGTGTTATGGTGATTTGCCCAGCAAACCCTAAACACAAGCAACGTCAAGGTTAA
- a CDS encoding aromatic acid exporter family protein, whose translation MFKRYRFDPKKFKLGMRTLKSGLAVFFVILLFHLLKWDGFQIAALSAVFSLREDFGKSVHFGSSRVLSNSIGGFYALLFFILSDFFSQSFWVTLIAIPIFTMLTIMTNVAFNNTAGVVSGVATLLIIALSVPAGDSTIVYALTRVFETFVGVFVAILVNYDLEKLKKRFLR comes from the coding sequence ATGTTTAAGAGATATCGATTTGACCCCAAGAAGTTTAAGTTAGGGATGCGGACCCTTAAGTCGGGACTGGCAGTTTTCTTTGTTATATTACTGTTTCACCTCTTAAAATGGGATGGGTTCCAGATAGCAGCTCTGTCTGCGGTCTTTAGTCTGCGGGAGGATTTTGGCAAGAGTGTGCATTTTGGCTCTTCTCGTGTCCTCAGCAATTCTATCGGTGGTTTTTATGCCTTGCTCTTTTTCATCCTCAGTGATTTCTTTTCACAGAGTTTTTGGGTAACCTTGATTGCCATACCGATTTTTACCATGTTGACCATTATGACCAATGTGGCTTTCAATAATACTGCCGGGGTTGTCAGTGGTGTTGCTACTCTGCTAATCATTGCTTTGTCGGTACCTGCAGGGGATTCGACTATTGTCTATGCTTTGACAAGGGTTTTTGAGACATTTGTAGGAGTTTTTGTAGCAATTCTGGTTAATTATGACCTGGAAAAGCTGAAAAAGCGCTTTTTGAGATAA
- a CDS encoding DUF853 domain-containing protein produces the protein MSEVIAFGYGRARAEIQLKRLNRHGVIAGATGTGKTVTLKVLAEKLSEAGIPVFLSDIKGDLNSLVQANTKEIDPSRLKQTQYADYSPRSYPVELWDVFGENGIPVRMTISELGPVLLTRLLGLNDTQESILNIVFSVADERGLLLLDLMDLRAMLNFVAENAQELSQYYGNIPARSVGAILRSLVVLEQQSGKLFFGEPSLEIADLMRTTADGQGVINVLQATELFNQPTLYSTVLLSLLSELYEILPEVGDLDKPKMVFFFDEAHVLFKDAPKVLLEKIELIVRLIRSKGVGVFFVTQNPTDIPDSIASQLGNRIQHGLRAFTPKELKTVATVADTFRQEGAEDLAKVIQELQVGEAVVSTLQADGTPSFADRVMIYPPKSQLGTADATLVLSAINNSSLMDKYADAVDRESAHEQILALTQEKEAQLIKQAEQAEAKKAAEKAAKETAKLEEKAAKERAKAEAKASKSAAKRSDSMMDRFTKNLMSQVGREVGRVVTRGIMGMLKGK, from the coding sequence ATGTCAGAAGTTATTGCATTTGGGTACGGGCGTGCACGGGCGGAAATCCAGCTCAAGCGCCTCAATCGGCACGGTGTGATTGCCGGGGCGACGGGGACAGGTAAGACGGTGACGCTCAAGGTTTTGGCGGAGAAACTGAGTGAGGCGGGCATTCCTGTCTTTCTATCGGACATCAAGGGTGACCTCAATAGTTTGGTCCAGGCCAATACCAAGGAAATTGACCCAAGTCGTTTGAAGCAGACTCAGTATGCAGATTATTCGCCGAGGAGTTATCCCGTTGAGCTGTGGGATGTTTTCGGTGAAAATGGGATTCCAGTACGGATGACCATTTCTGAGTTGGGGCCGGTGCTTTTGACCCGTTTGCTGGGGCTCAATGATACGCAGGAATCCATCCTCAATATAGTCTTTAGTGTGGCGGATGAACGTGGTCTGCTGTTGCTGGACCTTATGGACTTGCGGGCCATGCTCAATTTTGTGGCTGAAAATGCTCAAGAGCTTAGTCAATATTACGGCAATATTCCAGCTCGTTCGGTCGGTGCCATCTTGCGGAGTTTGGTGGTCTTGGAACAGCAGAGCGGGAAACTGTTCTTCGGTGAGCCCAGCTTGGAGATTGCGGATTTGATGCGGACAACTGCTGATGGACAAGGGGTTATCAATGTCTTGCAGGCGACAGAACTTTTCAATCAGCCGACGCTTTATTCGACCGTTCTGCTCAGTCTTTTGTCGGAACTCTACGAAATTTTACCGGAAGTAGGCGACCTAGATAAGCCCAAGATGGTCTTCTTCTTTGACGAGGCCCATGTGCTCTTCAAGGATGCACCGAAGGTCTTGCTGGAGAAGATTGAGTTGATTGTTCGCCTGATTCGTTCAAAAGGTGTTGGTGTCTTTTTCGTTACGCAAAATCCGACCGATATTCCTGATAGCATCGCTAGCCAGCTAGGCAACCGTATCCAGCATGGGCTCCGCGCTTTCACACCTAAGGAACTGAAAACGGTGGCGACAGTGGCGGATACCTTCCGTCAAGAAGGAGCTGAGGACTTAGCCAAGGTCATTCAAGAATTGCAGGTCGGAGAGGCAGTTGTCTCGACCTTGCAGGCAGATGGAACACCAAGCTTTGCAGACCGGGTGATGATTTATCCGCCGAAGAGTCAGTTGGGAACAGCTGATGCGACTCTGGTCTTGTCTGCCATCAATAATTCTTCTCTGATGGACAAATATGCGGACGCGGTTGACCGAGAATCTGCCCATGAGCAAATTCTAGCGCTGACCCAAGAAAAAGAGGCGCAGTTGATCAAGCAAGCAGAGCAGGCGGAGGCGAAAAAAGCAGCAGAAAAAGCCGCCAAAGAAACAGCAAAATTGGAAGAAAAGGCTGCCAAGGAAAGAGCAAAAGCAGAGGCCAAGGCCAGCAAATCAGCTGCCAAACGTTCCGATTCGATGATGGACCGCTTTACCAAAAATCTCATGAGCCAAGTCGGCCGGGAAGTCGGGCGCGTGGTGACCAGAGGTATTATGGGCATGCTGAAAGGGAAGTAA
- the rpsM gene encoding 30S ribosomal protein S13, giving the protein MARIAGVDIPNDKRVVISLTYVYGIGLATSKKILAAAGISEDVRVKDLTSDQEDAIRREVDAIKVEGDLRREVNLNIKRLMEIGSYRGIRHRRGLPVRGQNTKNNARTRKGKAVAIAGKKK; this is encoded by the coding sequence ATGGCTCGTATTGCTGGAGTTGACATTCCAAATGACAAACGTGTAGTTATTTCATTGACATACGTATACGGTATCGGTCTTGCAACATCTAAAAAAATTCTTGCAGCTGCAGGCATTTCAGAAGATGTACGCGTGAAAGATTTGACATCAGATCAAGAAGATGCTATTCGTCGTGAAGTTGATGCAATCAAAGTTGAAGGTGACCTCCGTCGTGAAGTTAACTTGAACATTAAACGTTTGATGGAAATCGGTTCATACCGTGGAATCCGTCACCGTCGTGGACTTCCTGTCCGTGGACAAAACACTAAAAACAATGCTCGTACTCGTAAAGGTAAAGCCGTTGCGATTGCAGGTAAGAAAAAATAA
- the infA gene encoding translation initiation factor IF-1 → MAKEDVIEIEGKVVDTMPNAMFTVELENGHQVLATVSGKIRKNYIRILVGDRVTVELSPYDLTRGRITYRFK, encoded by the coding sequence ATGGCAAAAGAAGATGTGATTGAAATTGAAGGCAAAGTAGTTGATACAATGCCAAATGCTATGTTTACTGTTGAGTTGGAAAATGGACACCAAGTCCTTGCAACTGTTTCTGGTAAAATCCGTAAGAACTACATTCGTATTTTGGTCGGAGACCGCGTAACTGTTGAGCTTAGTCCGTATGACTTGACTCGTGGACGTATCACATACCGCTTTAAATAG
- the glnA gene encoding type I glutamate--ammonia ligase, translating into MSITVADIKRDIKEKNVTFLRLMFTDIMGIMKNVEIPATDEQVDKVLSNKVMFDGSSIEGFVRINESDMYLYPDLNTWTIFPWGDENGRVAGLICDIYTTDGKPFAGDPRGNLKKSLRHMEEAGFSSFNLGPEPEFFLFKMDEHGNPTLEVNDKGGYFDLAPTDLADNTRREIVNVLTEMGFEVEASHHEVAVGQHEIDFKYEDVLKACDNIQIFKLVVKTIARKHGMYATFMAKPKFGIAGSGMHCNMSLFDKDGNNAFYDPEDPNGMQLSETAYYFLGGLIKHAYNYTAITNPTVNSYKRLVPGFEAPVYIAWAGKNRSPLVRVPASRGMGTRLELRSVDPTANPYLAMAVLLEVGLEGIKNKIEAPAPVESNIYAMSDEERREAGITDLPSTLHNALKALRKDEVVRAALGEHIYTNFIEAKKIEWASYATYVSKWEIDNYLDLY; encoded by the coding sequence ATGTCAATTACAGTAGCGGATATTAAACGCGATATTAAAGAGAAAAACGTTACCTTCCTACGTCTCATGTTTACAGATATTATGGGGATCATGAAGAACGTGGAAATTCCTGCAACAGATGAGCAGGTGGATAAGGTTTTGTCAAACAAGGTTATGTTTGATGGATCTTCTATCGAAGGTTTTGTTCGTATCAATGAATCAGATATGTATCTCTACCCTGACTTGAATACCTGGACTATTTTCCCTTGGGGAGATGAAAATGGTCGTGTAGCTGGTTTGATCTGTGATATTTATACAACTGATGGCAAGCCTTTTGCGGGTGACCCACGTGGAAATTTGAAGAAATCTCTTCGCCATATGGAAGAAGCAGGTTTCTCATCATTCAACCTTGGTCCAGAACCAGAGTTCTTCCTCTTTAAGATGGATGAACACGGAAACCCAACACTTGAAGTGAATGATAAGGGTGGTTATTTTGACCTTGCTCCAACAGACCTTGCTGATAATACACGTCGTGAAATCGTAAACGTTCTGACAGAAATGGGCTTTGAAGTGGAAGCGAGTCACCACGAAGTGGCAGTAGGTCAGCACGAAATCGACTTCAAATATGAGGATGTCTTAAAAGCTTGTGACAATATCCAAATCTTTAAGTTGGTTGTTAAGACCATTGCCCGTAAGCACGGGATGTATGCGACCTTTATGGCCAAACCTAAGTTTGGTATCGCAGGCTCTGGTATGCACTGTAACATGTCCTTGTTTGATAAAGATGGAAACAATGCTTTCTATGATCCAGAAGATCCGAATGGTATGCAATTGTCTGAAACAGCCTACTATTTCCTTGGTGGTTTGATCAAGCATGCCTATAACTATACTGCTATTACCAACCCAACGGTTAACTCTTACAAGCGTTTGGTTCCAGGTTTCGAGGCGCCAGTTTACATTGCTTGGGCTGGTAAGAACCGCTCGCCATTGGTGCGCGTACCTGCATCTCGTGGAATGGGAACTCGCTTGGAATTGCGTTCTGTAGACCCAACTGCTAACCCTTACTTGGCTATGGCCGTTCTGTTGGAAGTTGGTTTAGAAGGAATCAAAAATAAGATTGAAGCCCCAGCTCCTGTAGAGTCAAATATTTATGCCATGTCTGATGAAGAGCGTCGTGAAGCAGGCATCACTGATCTTCCTTCAACTCTGCACAATGCCCTCAAGGCTCTCCGCAAGGACGAAGTGGTGCGTGCAGCCCTAGGTGAGCACATCTACACCAATTTCATTGAAGCTAAGAAAATCGAGTGGGCAAGCTACGCAACCTACGTTTCTAAGTGGGAAATTGATAACTACTTGGATTTATATTAA
- a CDS encoding formate/nitrite transporter family protein, protein MASQNDTLIYNIDKSIKKKADLIENNFFAYAIRSAMASVYLAIGLAISVYTADKLNHIVDGLGKFSYGLMFGWCLVMILYMNAELGTSNMMYMTSAIHRKVIPTKTALKILATCIFFNFVGAVIVAYMLSFTTPYQVGHLEHDSYLIEAVVAKLEKTPLTQFVEGIFANIVVNIAVFISMRMKDDAGRVISLIFIIFIFAFLGFEHVIANFSTFSLALFSNGGPVEGMTILSVLRNFLFSGLGNYVGGGLLIGLLYSWLSDKSKLYVD, encoded by the coding sequence ATGGCTTCCCAAAATGACACGCTCATTTACAATATTGACAAAAGTATCAAGAAAAAAGCAGACTTGATTGAAAACAACTTCTTCGCCTATGCAATTCGCTCAGCTATGGCCAGTGTTTACCTAGCAATTGGTTTGGCTATCTCAGTTTATACAGCTGATAAGCTCAATCATATTGTAGATGGCCTCGGTAAATTCAGCTACGGACTCATGTTCGGCTGGTGCTTGGTCATGATTCTTTATATGAACGCTGAACTAGGCACTTCTAATATGATGTACATGACCTCTGCTATCCACCGTAAAGTGATCCCTACCAAAACAGCCCTCAAGATTCTAGCTACTTGTATCTTTTTCAACTTTGTTGGGGCAGTCATTGTAGCCTATATGCTCTCCTTCACAACTCCTTACCAGGTTGGACATTTGGAACATGATAGTTACCTGATTGAAGCTGTTGTCGCAAAACTGGAAAAAACACCTCTGACACAGTTTGTCGAGGGCATCTTTGCCAACATCGTAGTAAACATCGCTGTCTTTATCTCTATGCGCATGAAAGACGATGCGGGCCGTGTTATTTCCCTCATCTTTATCATCTTTATCTTTGCCTTCCTAGGCTTTGAGCACGTTATTGCCAACTTCTCTACCTTCTCCTTGGCCCTTTTCTCAAATGGTGGTCCAGTCGAGGGCATGACTATCCTCAGTGTCCTAAGGAATTTCCTCTTCTCAGGACTTGGAAACTACGTCGGCGGTGGTCTCCTTATCGGTCTCCTTTACAGCTGGCTCAGCGATAAATCAAAACTCTATGTCGACTAA
- a CDS encoding DNA-directed RNA polymerase subunit alpha: protein MIEFEKPTITKIDENKDYGRFVVEPLERGYGTTLGNSLRRVLLASLPGAAVTSIKIDGVLHEFDTVPGVREDVMQIILNIKGIAVKSYVEDEKKIELDVVGPAAVTAGDILTDSDIEIVNPDHYLFTIAEGATFKAILTVNAGRGYVPAEGNKKDDAPVGTLAVDSIYTPVTKVNYQVEPARVGSNDGFDKLTLEISTNGTIIPEDALGLSARILMEHLGLFTDLTEVAKSAEVMKESETASDDRMLDRTIEELDLSVRSYNCLKRAGINTVFDLTEKTEPEMMKVRNLGRKSLEEVKIKLAELGLGLKNDK from the coding sequence ATGATTGAGTTTGAAAAACCAACAATAACAAAAATTGATGAAAATAAAGATTACGGCAGATTTGTAGTCGAACCGCTTGAACGTGGTTACGGAACAACTCTTGGTAACTCTCTTCGTCGTGTACTTCTTGCTTCACTTCCGGGTGCTGCAGTAACATCAATTAAGATTGATGGTGTACTCCACGAATTCGACACAGTTCCAGGTGTCCGTGAAGATGTTATGCAAATCATTCTTAACATCAAAGGCATTGCTGTAAAATCTTATGTCGAAGACGAAAAGAAAATTGAACTTGATGTAGTAGGTCCAGCTGCGGTAACAGCAGGTGATATTCTTACAGATAGTGATATTGAAATTGTAAATCCTGATCATTATCTCTTCACAATTGCTGAAGGTGCAACATTTAAAGCGATTTTAACTGTAAATGCAGGTCGCGGTTATGTACCAGCTGAAGGCAATAAGAAAGATGATGCACCAGTAGGTACACTTGCGGTAGATTCAATCTATACGCCAGTTACAAAAGTCAATTATCAAGTTGAGCCAGCTCGTGTTGGTAGCAACGATGGATTTGACAAATTGACACTTGAAATCAGTACAAACGGTACAATTATTCCTGAAGATGCACTTGGGCTTTCTGCTCGTATCTTGATGGAGCACTTGGGTCTCTTTACAGATTTGACTGAAGTTGCAAAATCAGCTGAAGTGATGAAAGAATCTGAAACAGCATCTGATGACCGTATGCTTGATCGTACGATCGAAGAATTGGATCTTTCTGTTCGCTCATACAACTGTCTTAAACGTGCAGGCATCAATACTGTGTTTGACTTGACAGAGAAAACTGAGCCAGAAATGATGAAAGTGCGCAATCTGGGCCGTAAGAGTCTTGAGGAAGTGAAGATTAAACTTGCTGAACTCGGTCTTGGATTGAAAAATGATAAATAA
- the rplQ gene encoding 50S ribosomal protein L17 — MAYRKLGRTSSQRKAMLRDLTTDLLINESIVTTEARAKEIRKTVEKMITLGKRGDLHARRQAAAFVRNEIASENYDEATDKYTATTALQKLFSEIAPRYAERNGGYTRILKTEPRRGDAAPMAIIELV; from the coding sequence ATGGCATACCGTAAACTAGGACGCACTAGCTCACAACGTAAAGCAATGTTGCGCGATTTGACAACTGACCTTTTGATCAACGAATCAATCGTTACAACTGAAGCTCGTGCTAAAGAAATCCGTAAAACAGTTGAAAAAATGATCACACTTGGTAAACGTGGTGACTTGCACGCACGTCGTCAAGCTGCTGCATTTGTTCGTAACGAAATTGCATCTGAAAACTACGATGAAGCAACTGATAAGTACACAGCTACTACAGCTCTTCAAAAATTGTTCTCAGAAATCGCACCTCGTTATGCTGAGCGCAATGGTGGATACACTCGTATCCTTAAAACTGAACCACGTCGTGGTGATGCTGCCCCAATGGCAATTATCGAACTTGTATAA